A DNA window from Gasterosteus aculeatus chromosome 16, fGasAcu3.hap1.1, whole genome shotgun sequence contains the following coding sequences:
- the LOC144388805 gene encoding uncharacterized protein LOC144388805, producing the protein MVVDFQRNVSLPSPIILCDSPVTTVDSFRFLGSIITQDLKWGLNISSITKKAQQRLFFLRQLKKFNLPKTMMVHFYTAIMESILCSSITVWYAAATAKDKGRLQRVIRSAERVIGCNLPSLQDLFASRTLRRAKKMVADPSHPGQKLFLSLPSGRRLRSIRTKTSRHRNTFFTPAVGFINQVHVPH; encoded by the coding sequence atggttgtggatttccaaaGGAACGTGTCCCTTCCTTCCCCCATCatcctgtgtgactcccccgtcaccactgtggattccttccgtttcctgggctccatcatcacccaggacctcaagtgggggctgaacatcagctccatcaccaagaaggctcagcagaggttgttcttcctgaggcagctgaagaaattcaacctgccaaagacgatgatggtccacttctacacggccatcatggagtccatcctctgctcctccatcaccgtctggtacgctgcagccacagccaaggacaagggcaggctgcagcgtgtcattcgctccgcagagagggtgatcggctgcaatctgccgtccctgcaggacttgttcgcttccaggactctgaggcgagctaaaaagatggtagccgacccctctcaccccggacaaaaactgtttctgtcccttccatctggcaggaggctgaggtccatcaggactaagacctcccgccacagaaacactttttttacGCCAGCAGTTGGTTTCATAAACCAAGTACATGTCCCCCATTGA